One window from the genome of Castellaniella sp. MT123 encodes:
- a CDS encoding amino acid ABC transporter substrate-binding protein, with amino-acid sequence MKALPLVLAAALTVAGIGSSQAADFSRLDRIKSTGEIVIGTRDAAIPFSYLDDHQKSVGYTMDICYGIADAIRKDLGLSSIHVKEVPVTGSTRIPLIANGTVDLSCGPDTNNVQRQKQVSFAPATFVSATHFASLKQSNLRHLRDFQGKTVISVSGSTNLKWLTEINAQKQLGMRIITASDHAEAFLAVANGRASAFFMDGILLAGLVANSHDPQAWSISKEAYTFEPYGIIEPKNDARFKTAVDDAVKAMIKDGRVDTLYTKWFTQPIPPKHVNLNWPMTPELKKLLAHPTDSPEPEVLKQD; translated from the coding sequence ATGAAAGCATTGCCCCTCGTTCTGGCCGCTGCGCTGACAGTGGCCGGTATCGGTTCCTCCCAGGCCGCTGACTTCAGCCGGCTGGACCGGATCAAGTCGACCGGAGAAATCGTCATCGGCACGCGGGATGCCGCGATTCCGTTTTCTTATCTGGATGATCACCAGAAATCTGTCGGTTACACCATGGACATCTGCTATGGCATTGCCGATGCCATCCGGAAGGATCTGGGCCTGTCCTCCATCCACGTCAAGGAAGTCCCTGTCACCGGGTCAACCCGCATTCCGCTGATCGCCAATGGCACGGTCGATCTGTCCTGCGGGCCCGACACCAACAACGTCCAGCGCCAGAAGCAGGTCAGCTTTGCGCCCGCCACCTTCGTGTCCGCCACGCATTTCGCGTCCTTGAAGCAATCGAATCTGCGTCATCTGCGGGATTTCCAGGGGAAGACGGTGATTTCCGTGTCGGGCAGCACCAACCTGAAGTGGCTGACAGAAATCAATGCGCAGAAACAGCTGGGCATGCGGATCATCACGGCCAGTGACCATGCCGAGGCCTTCCTGGCAGTGGCCAATGGGCGGGCGTCAGCGTTCTTCATGGATGGCATCCTGCTGGCAGGGCTGGTGGCAAATTCCCATGATCCCCAGGCCTGGTCCATCAGCAAGGAAGCCTATACGTTCGAGCCCTACGGCATCATCGAGCCCAAGAACGATGCGCGCTTCAAGACGGCTGTCGATGACGCCGTGAAGGCCATGATCAAGGACGGTCGGGTCGATACGCTCTACACCAAATGGTTTACCCAGCCCATTCCGCCCAAGCATGTCAACTTGAACTGGCCCATGACGCCAGAACTGAAGAAACTGCTGGCTCATCCGACTGATTCGCCAGAACCCGAGGTGCTGAAGCAGGACTGA
- a CDS encoding hydantoinase/oxoprolinase family protein, whose translation MARIGVDVGGTNTDLVLETFADDPVGAGIYQHKVPSTKQDQSEGVVRGIIELCGKAGIARSAVKQIMHGTTVATNATLEYDGANVGMLTTRGFRDILHIGRHKRPHNFSLHFDVPWQSHPLVKRRNRLPITERILPPDGRIVTPLVEDEVYEAALRLRDNGVEAVIVCFLFSFLNDAHERRAQEIVREVLPGMYCWRSSEVVDVMREFERFSTTAMNAFVGPKTARYISRLESRLRENGIEADLRIMQSNGGLATVEQCIDRPVSILMSGPAGGVIGGRFFADMVGQSNILAVDIGGTSADIAALTAGELRIKNPRDAVVADYPVMAPMIDMITIGAGGGSVAYLDSAGGFHVGPRSAGSEPGPACYGRGGTEPTTTDANVVLGRLDADQMLGGDLGATASLAEQAIREKIAEPLGMSVTEAALGILRVVNNNMSLAIRSASVARGLDPREFALMPFGGAGPVHGPSLATEVGAKYVLVPPMPGITAAAGLLATDLKYEYTRSQLCNLCTAGVDELAAINRTLAALEVECRDRLVADHVAPEDMALRYIAECRYHGQGFELRVDLPASTIEASHLESLIEAFHTVHEKDYGYGFRGADVELVTLRLIGTGRFPRLDWSQWGKGRQVDNGLEQAYLYTRDTVFDDGTRLPTPRYDRQRLAPEQVIDGPAIILQHDSTSLVPPGWQAWVSPSGNMIVGVRAATEKKTAGKQLEETLQ comes from the coding sequence ATGGCAAGAATAGGCGTCGATGTTGGCGGAACCAACACGGACCTGGTGCTGGAGACCTTTGCTGATGATCCGGTGGGGGCCGGCATTTATCAGCACAAGGTGCCCAGCACGAAGCAGGATCAGTCTGAAGGTGTCGTGCGCGGCATCATCGAACTATGCGGCAAGGCGGGCATTGCCCGATCGGCCGTCAAGCAAATCATGCACGGCACCACGGTGGCGACCAACGCCACCCTGGAGTACGACGGGGCGAACGTGGGCATGCTGACCACGCGCGGTTTTCGCGACATCCTGCACATCGGGCGACACAAGCGCCCGCACAATTTCTCTCTGCATTTCGACGTGCCCTGGCAGTCACACCCGCTGGTCAAGCGCCGCAACCGCCTGCCGATCACGGAACGGATCCTGCCACCAGATGGCCGCATCGTCACACCGCTGGTGGAGGACGAGGTCTACGAGGCTGCCCTGCGCCTGCGCGACAATGGCGTCGAGGCCGTCATCGTCTGTTTTTTGTTCTCGTTCCTGAATGATGCTCACGAACGTCGCGCACAGGAAATCGTCCGCGAAGTATTGCCAGGGATGTACTGTTGGCGCTCGTCCGAAGTGGTCGACGTGATGCGTGAATTCGAACGCTTTTCCACCACGGCGATGAATGCCTTCGTGGGGCCGAAGACGGCGCGCTACATCAGCCGCCTGGAAAGCCGGCTGCGCGAAAACGGTATCGAGGCGGATCTGCGCATCATGCAGTCCAATGGGGGGCTGGCCACGGTCGAACAGTGTATCGACCGACCCGTCAGTATCCTCATGTCGGGCCCGGCGGGTGGTGTGATCGGCGGGCGTTTCTTCGCCGATATGGTGGGCCAGAGCAACATCCTGGCGGTGGACATCGGTGGTACCTCCGCCGACATCGCGGCCCTGACCGCAGGCGAGCTGCGCATCAAGAATCCGCGCGACGCCGTAGTCGCGGACTATCCGGTGATGGCACCCATGATCGACATGATCACAATCGGTGCGGGCGGTGGATCGGTGGCCTACCTGGATTCCGCAGGGGGCTTTCACGTCGGCCCGCGATCCGCGGGATCCGAGCCCGGGCCGGCCTGCTACGGGCGCGGCGGCACCGAACCCACCACGACCGACGCCAATGTGGTGCTTGGGCGCCTGGATGCTGATCAGATGCTGGGCGGTGATCTGGGAGCCACGGCTTCCCTGGCCGAACAGGCCATCCGCGAGAAGATTGCTGAGCCCCTGGGCATGAGCGTGACCGAGGCGGCGCTGGGCATCCTGCGGGTGGTGAACAACAATATGTCGCTGGCCATCCGCTCGGCATCCGTAGCCCGGGGCCTGGATCCGCGCGAGTTCGCCCTCATGCCTTTCGGCGGCGCCGGCCCCGTGCATGGTCCATCCCTGGCGACCGAAGTCGGCGCAAAGTATGTCCTGGTGCCGCCCATGCCCGGGATCACAGCGGCGGCGGGGCTGCTGGCCACCGACCTGAAATACGAGTACACGCGTTCACAGCTGTGCAACCTGTGCACGGCGGGGGTTGATGAACTCGCCGCCATCAACCGCACCCTCGCGGCCTTGGAGGTTGAATGTCGCGATCGGCTGGTCGCCGACCATGTCGCACCCGAGGACATGGCGCTGCGGTATATCGCCGAATGCCGCTACCACGGTCAGGGCTTCGAACTGCGCGTCGATCTGCCCGCATCCACCATCGAGGCCAGCCATCTCGAATCCTTGATTGAAGCTTTTCATACTGTGCACGAGAAAGACTATGGCTATGGCTTCCGTGGCGCCGATGTGGAACTGGTGACGTTGCGCCTGATCGGCACCGGCCGCTTTCCGCGTCTGGACTGGTCGCAATGGGGCAAGGGTCGCCAGGTGGATAACGGCCTGGAGCAGGCTTATCTGTATACGCGGGACACCGTGTTCGATGACGGCACCCGTCTGCCCACGCCACGCTATGACCGACAGCGCCTCGCGCCCGAACAAGTCATCGATGGCCCGGCGATCATCCTGCAACATGACTCGACCTCCCTGGTGCCTCCGGGCTGGCAAGCCTGGGTCAGCCCCTCGGGCAACATGATCGTCGGTGTCCGGGCCGCGACCGAAAAAAAGACGGCCGGCAAGCAACTCGAGGAGACACTTCAATGA
- a CDS encoding isochorismatase family protein, with protein MSDNLEQVLEAAFAEATRRYQSRGFQRRVGFGKRPALISVDLANAWTRPGNPFTCEHVDDQIIPSMQALLKGFRKYNLPVVHVTTCYEITDRDNQNTDMGLWHNKIPIDVVSQGNPDIWAIDSRIAPIEGELTLIKKRASAFHGTYLAGYLRAAGVDTILVTGVTASACVRETICDGLADGFRTIAVKEAIGDRVPGAVLWNLFDIDAKFGDVETTETCLKYLDRIGQEQEVPEKAVA; from the coding sequence ATGTCCGACAATCTTGAACAAGTCCTAGAAGCCGCCTTCGCCGAAGCCACCCGTCGTTACCAGTCGCGGGGTTTCCAGCGCCGCGTGGGCTTTGGCAAGCGCCCGGCGCTGATCAGCGTGGACCTGGCCAACGCCTGGACGCGTCCGGGCAACCCTTTTACTTGCGAACACGTTGATGACCAGATCATTCCGTCGATGCAGGCGCTGCTCAAGGGCTTTCGCAAGTACAACTTGCCCGTGGTGCACGTGACGACCTGCTACGAGATCACCGATCGCGACAACCAGAACACCGACATGGGCTTGTGGCACAACAAGATCCCGATCGACGTCGTCAGCCAGGGCAACCCCGACATCTGGGCGATTGATTCGCGCATCGCGCCGATCGAAGGCGAGCTGACCCTGATCAAAAAGCGCGCCAGCGCGTTCCACGGGACGTACCTGGCGGGTTACCTGCGCGCCGCGGGGGTGGATACGATTCTGGTGACCGGCGTGACCGCCTCGGCTTGTGTGCGCGAGACGATCTGCGACGGCCTGGCCGACGGATTTCGCACGATCGCCGTCAAGGAAGCGATTGGAGACCGGGTGCCGGGTGCCGTACTCTGGAACCTGTTCGATATCGACGCCAAGTTCGGCGATGTCGAGACGACCGAGACCTGCCTGAAATATCTCGACCGCATCGGTCAGGAACAGGAGGTCCCCGAGAAAGCGGTGGCCTGA
- a CDS encoding isochorismatase family protein, with protein MSDNLEQVLEAAFAEATRRYQSRGFQRRVGFGKRPALISVDLANAWTRPGNPFTCEHVDDQIIPSMQALLKGFRKYNLPVVHVTTCYEITDRDNQNTDMGLWHNKIPIDVVSQGNPDIWAIDSRIAPIEGELTLIKKRASAFHGTYLAGYLRAAGVDTILVTGVTASACVRETICDGLADGFRTIAVKEAIGDRVPGAVLWNLFDIDAKFGDVETTETCLKYLDRIGQEQEVPEKAVA; from the coding sequence ATGTCCGACAATCTCGAACAAGTCCTGGAAGCCGCCTTCGCCGAAGCCACCCGTCGTTATCAGTCGCGGGGTTTCCAGCGCCGCGTGGGCTTTGGCAAGCGCCCGGCGCTGATCAGCGTGGACCTGGCCAACGCCTGGACGCGTCCAGGCAACCCTTTTACGTGCGAACACGTCGATGATCAGATCATTCCGTCGATGCAGGCGCTGCTCAAGGGCTTTCGCAAGTACAACTTGCCCGTGGTGCACGTGACGACCTGCTACGAGATCACCGATCGCGACAACCAGAACACCGACATGGGCCTGTGGCACAACAAGATCCCGATCGATGTCGTCAGCCAGGGCAACCCCGACATCTGGGCGATTGATTCGCGCATCGCGCCGATCGAAGGCGAGCTGACCCTGATCAAAAAGCGCGCCAGCGCGTTCCACGGGACGTACCTGGCGGGTTACCTGCGCGCCGCGGGGGTGGATACGATTCTGGTGACCGGCGTGACCGCCTCGGCTTGTGTGCGCGAGACGATCTGCGATGGCCTGGCCGACGGGTTTCGCACGATCGCCGTCAAGGAGGCGATTGGTGACCGGGTGCCGGGTGCCGTACTCTGGAACCTGTTCGATATCGACGCCAAGTTCGGTGATGTCGAGACGACCGAGACCTGCCTGAAATATCTCGACCGCATTGGCCAGGAACAGGAGGTCCCCGAGAAAGCGGTGGCGTGA
- a CDS encoding hydantoinase B/oxoprolinase family protein, which translates to MSKELTLDPITLQVISGALDTIAEEMGHVLYRMSFSSIIRESQDLGAGLFDLNYQTLCESESTPMHIGSIPAYLRGIEKTLQGGQWNEGDVVVHNHPYYGSSHTPDLAIVIPIYYQGERVGFAANTAHHIDIGAATPGLIIDVTDMYAEGMLLAGLKLYDRGQRNEALVQMITSNSRAGDQLMHDIDAQIASARLGVKRFQELLDRYGRDMVFAAANQLMDYSEMRMRQGIAAIPDGEYRAEGFLDDDGRRRDVRLPIVVTVKVQGDSVTVDLTGSAEQTPTAYNVPFEGSCKVAAYAAFRKLLLDVCTIDSRVPSNEGSFRPIHVVAPEGTIFNPKAPAAAEARFTQCNRMIDLILQALAPVLPNKVIAGSSASISFASYSGTRENGDYWVFLEVNEGAYGGRPRSDGPDSIDNLMANTRNNPIEDLGMHLPMVCDRYELRDDVLPGAGRFRGGLGVVKAQRVLTPGFITHESERHLEAPRGLFGGHDGVVGRNIIHNVDSPDEVIEMYSKFSGFQTRAGDVMTYYSPCGGGYGNPLDRPAETVREDVLDDFCTRKAAYEVYGVVLDDSLVLDRAATTRRRAKLAAAAH; encoded by the coding sequence ATGAGCAAGGAATTGACACTCGACCCGATCACCCTGCAGGTGATCAGTGGCGCCTTGGACACTATCGCCGAGGAAATGGGGCATGTGCTGTATCGCATGTCGTTTTCTTCCATCATCCGCGAATCGCAGGACCTGGGCGCGGGCCTGTTCGACCTGAACTACCAGACGCTCTGCGAGTCCGAGTCGACTCCCATGCACATCGGTTCGATCCCGGCCTATCTGCGCGGCATCGAGAAGACGTTGCAGGGCGGCCAATGGAACGAGGGCGATGTGGTTGTGCACAATCACCCCTACTACGGATCCAGCCACACGCCCGATCTGGCGATCGTCATCCCCATCTACTATCAGGGGGAAAGGGTCGGTTTCGCCGCAAATACGGCGCACCACATCGATATCGGCGCGGCCACTCCGGGCCTGATCATCGATGTCACCGACATGTATGCCGAAGGCATGCTGCTTGCCGGCCTGAAGCTGTACGACCGAGGCCAGCGCAATGAGGCCCTGGTGCAGATGATCACCAGTAATAGCCGCGCCGGTGACCAGCTGATGCATGACATCGATGCGCAGATCGCGTCGGCGCGCCTGGGGGTGAAGCGCTTTCAGGAACTGCTCGACCGCTATGGACGCGATATGGTTTTCGCCGCGGCCAACCAGCTGATGGACTATAGCGAGATGCGCATGCGCCAGGGAATCGCGGCCATACCCGATGGGGAATACCGCGCCGAGGGTTTCCTGGATGACGACGGCCGGCGCCGTGACGTACGCCTGCCCATCGTCGTCACCGTCAAGGTGCAGGGTGATTCGGTCACGGTCGACCTGACCGGTTCAGCCGAGCAGACGCCCACGGCCTATAACGTGCCTTTCGAGGGTTCGTGCAAGGTCGCCGCCTATGCGGCTTTTCGCAAGTTGCTGCTGGACGTGTGCACCATTGACAGCCGTGTGCCATCGAACGAAGGCTCCTTTCGGCCGATTCATGTGGTCGCGCCAGAGGGAACGATCTTCAATCCAAAGGCGCCGGCAGCGGCGGAGGCCCGTTTCACACAGTGCAATCGCATGATCGACTTGATCTTGCAGGCCTTGGCGCCAGTGCTGCCCAACAAGGTGATCGCCGGCAGCTCGGCGTCCATTTCGTTCGCTTCCTACTCGGGTACGCGCGAGAACGGCGACTACTGGGTGTTTCTGGAGGTCAACGAGGGTGCCTACGGCGGTCGGCCGCGATCCGATGGTCCGGACAGCATCGACAACCTGATGGCCAACACGCGCAATAATCCGATCGAGGACCTGGGCATGCATCTGCCCATGGTGTGCGACCGCTACGAGTTGCGCGATGACGTGCTGCCGGGTGCCGGACGGTTCAGGGGCGGTCTGGGTGTAGTCAAGGCCCAGCGCGTGCTCACTCCGGGCTTCATCACGCACGAGAGTGAACGCCACCTAGAGGCCCCGCGCGGCCTGTTTGGCGGTCACGACGGCGTGGTTGGACGCAACATTATCCACAACGTCGACAGCCCGGATGAAGTCATCGAGATGTACTCGAAGTTCTCCGGCTTTCAGACGCGCGCCGGTGATGTCATGACCTATTACTCGCCCTGCGGCGGGGGCTATGGCAATCCGCTCGACCGTCCGGCCGAGACGGTGCGCGAGGACGTGCTCGATGACTTCTGCACCCGCAAGGCGGCCTACGAGGTCTACGGTGTCGTCCTGGACGACAGTCTGGTGCTGGATCGGGCGGCAACCACCCGCCGGCGCGCGAAATTGGCTGCCGCAGCCCACTGA
- a CDS encoding ABC transporter permease, with protein sequence MNPTLILIQKEIRDGLRNRWVLAVTILLAMLALSLGFLGSGPTGTVKVDPLTVTVVSLSSLSIFLVPLIAMLLSYDAIVGEIDRGTMALLLSYPVARRQVMLGKFCGHLAILSIATIAGYGIAGVTLQLAHGGLDFSAWAPFALLIAASILLGASFLSLGYLISSLVQERATAAGIAIGVWLFLVVIYDMVLLGVLVVDQGRSITAPLLNTILLFNPTDVYRLLNLTGHENIAMFAGMAGLSDQATLSTGTLLLAQVLWIAIPFGLASAAFNRRAL encoded by the coding sequence ATGAATCCGACCTTGATCCTGATCCAGAAGGAAATCCGCGACGGCCTGCGCAACCGCTGGGTGCTGGCGGTCACGATCCTGCTCGCCATGCTGGCGCTGTCCCTGGGATTCCTGGGCAGCGGCCCCACCGGCACTGTCAAAGTCGATCCCCTGACCGTCACCGTCGTCAGCCTCTCGAGCCTGTCCATTTTTCTGGTGCCGCTGATTGCAATGCTGCTGTCCTACGACGCCATCGTCGGTGAAATCGATCGCGGGACGATGGCACTGCTGCTGAGCTACCCGGTGGCCCGCCGCCAAGTGATGCTGGGCAAGTTCTGCGGCCATCTGGCCATCCTGTCGATCGCCACGATCGCGGGCTACGGCATCGCGGGGGTCACCCTGCAGCTGGCGCATGGCGGGCTCGACTTCTCGGCCTGGGCGCCGTTTGCCCTGCTGATCGCCGCCAGCATCCTGTTGGGAGCCAGCTTTCTGTCGCTGGGCTACCTGATCAGCTCTCTGGTGCAGGAACGGGCCACCGCAGCAGGCATCGCAATCGGGGTCTGGCTGTTCCTGGTCGTCATTTACGACATGGTGCTGCTGGGCGTGCTGGTCGTCGATCAGGGACGCTCCATCACCGCACCGCTGCTGAACACCATTCTGTTGTTCAACCCGACCGACGTGTATCGGCTGTTGAACCTGACCGGCCACGAGAACATCGCCATGTTCGCCGGCATGGCGGGCCTCAGCGACCAGGCCACACTATCGACCGGGACCCTGCTGCTGGCCCAGGTTCTGTGGATCGCCATCCCCTTCGGCCTGGCCTCGGCTGCCTTCAACCGGAGGGCGCTATGA
- a CDS encoding FAD:protein FMN transferase, producing MNTSLLPRRRFLGIVAASAALLGSTPLWAALKQQDALPDPVIWRGVALGADAQLQLLHPDRKHAEALVQMAVAEVHRLEKIFSLYQEDSALVLLNRDGRLDAPPPDLSRLLSQSVGFAEATNGMFDPTVQVLWDLYAQSVTQGTPLPPAPAKLHAVLQRVDYRAIRLEEDRITLDRPGMALTLNGIAQGYITDRVTDLLRSNGLEHAIVDMGELRAIGQRSPGHPWHAGIADPAHPDQALDTVDLRNQALSTSGGYGTPFDPAGHYTHLFDPHTGQATPVWRSVTVRAADATTADALSTALSQMPESAIRGIISRFPVQAWLLPPDSGTLIHLG from the coding sequence ATGAATACCTCCTTGCTTCCCAGGCGCCGGTTTCTCGGCATCGTCGCTGCCAGTGCGGCACTGCTGGGGTCCACACCGCTGTGGGCCGCCCTCAAACAACAAGATGCACTGCCGGATCCCGTCATCTGGCGCGGTGTGGCCCTGGGCGCGGACGCCCAGCTGCAGCTGCTGCATCCCGACCGCAAGCACGCCGAGGCACTCGTGCAGATGGCCGTGGCCGAGGTCCATCGGCTGGAGAAGATCTTCAGCCTGTATCAGGAAGACAGCGCGCTGGTTCTGCTGAACCGCGACGGACGGCTCGATGCGCCACCACCCGACCTGTCGCGCCTGCTCAGCCAATCAGTGGGCTTTGCCGAAGCCACCAATGGCATGTTCGATCCGACGGTCCAGGTGCTGTGGGATCTGTACGCACAAAGTGTGACCCAGGGCACGCCGCTGCCGCCGGCACCGGCAAAGCTCCATGCTGTGCTGCAGCGCGTCGACTATCGCGCCATCCGCCTCGAAGAGGATCGGATCACGCTGGATCGCCCGGGAATGGCCTTGACACTGAATGGTATTGCCCAGGGCTATATCACGGACCGGGTCACGGACCTGCTGCGCAGCAACGGCCTGGAGCACGCCATCGTCGATATGGGCGAGCTCCGCGCGATCGGGCAACGGTCGCCCGGCCACCCGTGGCACGCGGGAATCGCCGATCCGGCGCATCCGGACCAAGCCCTGGATACCGTCGATCTGCGAAACCAGGCACTGTCGACCTCCGGCGGCTATGGCACTCCCTTCGACCCTGCCGGCCACTATACGCACTTGTTCGACCCGCATACGGGTCAGGCCACGCCGGTCTGGCGTAGCGTCACGGTACGCGCCGCCGACGCGACAACCGCCGATGCACTGTCCACTGCCCTGTCTCAGATGCCGGAATCCGCAATCCGTGGTATTATTTCGCGCTTTCCAGTTCAGGCATGGCTGTTGCCCCCGGATTCCGGGACACTGATCCACCTGGGGTGA
- a CDS encoding MFS transporter, which produces MDTTLVADLPRVHKVTPKDVVIASWICFFAWTFAVYDFVLFGNLLPVLAHDFGWSAATATGANTWVTAGTAMVAFGVGPYVDRAGRKKGIVVAVIGAAIFSLLTAPMGWVMGLTGGLGFVLLIVIRSLAGLGYAEQAINATYLGEIFALHYSSPDQARRRGFIYSLVQSGWPVGSVLAAASIAVILPMGGWEWCFIVAVFPAVFMVIAARHLKESPQFLARRHAEELLAAGRRPEALAYARASGISLEETSTPAAAAFKGESLRSTLVIGISFMLNWFGVLAFLILGTSLLTAETGKAIAFDNALTILIISNATAFCGYLFFGWLGDRIGRRNAIGLGWLLCAASFQAMLMAPNGDFNLIIAFYSAGLFFMIGPYSALLFFSAESFPVHTRATGGSLINAAGQVGSIIAGMLITASLTRGWNWIDASFYWGVLPILASGLLIFAARNVDPRHVRRD; this is translated from the coding sequence ATGGATACCACGCTAGTTGCAGACTTGCCCCGGGTGCACAAGGTCACGCCGAAGGATGTCGTGATCGCCTCCTGGATCTGTTTTTTTGCCTGGACCTTCGCAGTCTATGATTTCGTGCTTTTCGGCAACCTGCTGCCCGTTCTGGCGCACGATTTCGGCTGGAGCGCGGCCACGGCCACGGGAGCCAATACCTGGGTGACCGCCGGTACGGCCATGGTGGCCTTCGGCGTTGGTCCCTATGTGGATCGTGCGGGACGCAAAAAGGGCATTGTGGTGGCCGTCATCGGTGCGGCCATCTTTTCGCTGTTGACCGCTCCTATGGGGTGGGTGATGGGCCTGACGGGTGGGCTCGGATTCGTCCTGCTCATCGTCATCCGTTCCCTGGCTGGCCTGGGCTATGCGGAACAGGCGATCAATGCCACCTATCTGGGTGAGATCTTTGCCCTGCATTATTCCAGTCCGGATCAGGCGCGCCGGCGCGGCTTCATCTATTCGCTGGTGCAGTCGGGCTGGCCCGTGGGTTCAGTGCTGGCGGCGGCCTCGATCGCCGTCATCCTGCCAATGGGGGGCTGGGAATGGTGCTTCATCGTCGCTGTTTTTCCGGCGGTCTTCATGGTGATCGCCGCGCGTCATCTGAAGGAAAGCCCCCAATTCCTGGCGCGTCGCCATGCGGAGGAGCTGCTCGCGGCCGGGCGCAGGCCGGAGGCACTGGCCTATGCGCGGGCCAGCGGCATCAGTCTGGAGGAAACCAGTACGCCGGCGGCGGCCGCCTTCAAGGGGGAATCCCTGCGCTCGACCCTGGTTATCGGGATCTCGTTCATGCTGAACTGGTTTGGCGTACTCGCCTTCCTGATTCTGGGGACTTCGCTGCTGACTGCGGAAACTGGCAAGGCCATCGCCTTTGACAATGCCCTCACCATTTTGATCATCTCCAACGCCACGGCCTTCTGCGGCTACCTGTTCTTTGGCTGGTTGGGGGACCGGATCGGCCGGCGCAATGCCATCGGCCTGGGCTGGCTGCTGTGTGCGGCTTCTTTCCAGGCCATGCTGATGGCGCCCAACGGGGACTTCAACCTGATCATTGCGTTTTATAGCGCTGGGCTGTTCTTCATGATCGGCCCGTATTCGGCCCTGCTGTTCTTCAGTGCGGAAAGCTTTCCCGTGCATACCCGTGCCACGGGAGGATCGCTGATCAACGCCGCGGGTCAGGTGGGCTCGATTATCGCGGGCATGCTGATTACGGCGTCTTTGACTCGGGGCTGGAACTGGATCGATGCAAGCTTTTATTGGGGGGTGCTGCCGATCCTGGCCTCCGGCCTGCTGATCTTTGCGGCCCGCAACGTCGATCCGAGGCACGTCCGGCGCGATTGA
- a CDS encoding nitrous oxide reductase accessory protein NosL, protein MNGFPLTLRVPLACLALGLSLALTGCGGKSDASTPPPTPAAMTDQSIGHYCGMNLNEHVGPKGQILLRDDPRPVWFSTIREVFAYTLLPEEPKAILAIYVQDMGRAGPDGNPPADAWIDAHQAHYVIHGDAIGGMGAPDALPFARMDDARRFAAQHGGQIVDFQGMPEDYVLRYVEPSSPRG, encoded by the coding sequence ATGAACGGCTTTCCCCTGACACTCCGCGTCCCATTGGCCTGCCTGGCGCTGGGCCTGTCCCTGGCGCTGACCGGCTGCGGCGGCAAGTCGGACGCGTCCACGCCGCCCCCCACGCCGGCAGCCATGACCGACCAGTCGATCGGACATTACTGCGGCATGAACCTGAACGAACACGTCGGCCCGAAGGGCCAGATCCTGCTGCGCGACGACCCCCGGCCGGTCTGGTTCTCGACGATCCGCGAGGTCTTTGCCTATACATTGCTGCCCGAGGAGCCCAAGGCCATCCTGGCCATCTATGTGCAGGACATGGGCCGCGCCGGGCCCGACGGCAACCCGCCGGCTGACGCCTGGATCGACGCCCATCAGGCCCATTACGTCATTCACGGCGACGCCATCGGCGGCATGGGGGCGCCCGACGCGCTCCCGTTTGCCCGGATGGATGACGCCCGCCGGTTTGCCGCGCAACACGGCGGCCAGATCGTCGATTTTCAGGGCATGCCCGAGGACTATGTCCTGCGGTATGTCGAACCATCCTCTCCACGCGGATAA